The nucleotide window TCCCATCTCTATATCACTTTGGGCATATATCTTTCGATTATATAGCCTGGGTTCTCCCTCAAGATTCTAACAGCTTCTGGGAGGCTGTTTAGGATGTCATCGGGGGTTACGCCGTCTTCTCCTAGGCGATCTGCTGCTATATCCCCTGCTAATCCATGCACTAGAACCCCGATCCTCACGGCTTCCCCTGGATCTCTCAGGCCGATGCCATACATAGCTGCTATAACGCCTGTTAACACATCTCCAGAGCCTGCCTTGGCCATTCCTGGGTTGCCGGTCATATTTATGTATATGTGGCCTTCTGGATTGCAGATTAGGCTGTGGGCTCCTTTTAAGACTATATATGAGTTTAGATCTCTACAGGCTCTTCTGAGAATCCCTATGGGATCCTCTCTAATGGCTTCAATGCTATGGCCTGTTAGCCTTGAGAACTCGCCTAGATGTGGTGTTAATATTGTTGGCGCCTTCCTAGCCTTGATCCTCTC belongs to Sulfolobales archaeon and includes:
- a CDS encoding NAD(P)H-hydrate dehydratase translates to KFLVVGGARYYYGAPYYASYSFLKAGGGYSRLAAPRSVIPYIAARCSEVVYIPLEETAEGSIAFNNYEYIMRVIETYEIDIVAIGSGASLNPETQELIRVLVESIGKPVIIDGDGITAISTSPERIKARKAPTILTPHLGEFSRLTGHSIEAIREDPIGILRRACRDLNSYIVLKGAHSLICNPEGHIYINMTGNPGMAKAGSGDVLTGVIAAMYGIGLRDPGEAVRIGVLVHGLAGDIAADRLGEDGVTPDDILNSLPEAVRILRENPGYIIERYMPKVI